In a genomic window of Halobiforma lacisalsi AJ5:
- the fdhF gene encoding formate dehydrogenase subunit alpha, whose amino-acid sequence MGTADDPPSPFLGSDPDPPEFESSKSVCPFCGVGCGIEHANGDKATGWKGSVNQRGEVCPKGVAAFEPVRHEKRLVRPLVRESGTHVVAPWEEALERIEAGVREVVDEHGPESVAFFASSSCTNEENYLVQKIARALGTNNVDNCARLCHSSTVAAMVERFGAGAMTNTLEDVGEADAFLVCGANPAEQHPIAFQSYLSPAVDDGTTLIHVDPRENATTAEADVHLPVTPGYDIPLLNAMAKVVVEEELVDEAFLDERAEGRAAFEAHLEDVDVEANAREAGVDPDDLRAAARAYGEADRAAAFTGMGMSQHHCGTDNVHALINLAVLTGNVGKPGTGINPLRGQNNVQGANDVGARPGDLPGYDPVTDADARDRCAEVWGFEPPAEPGRTQVEWARSVGDDGVRAAVVFGENPAVTEPNANEVADALADLDFLAVIDLFETETAELADVVLPGSSWAEKAGTVTNTDRRVQRMRPSADPPGEARRDLEILQEVGRRLTGPDLAFDYDGPADVFAELTEVTPIYGGMSYGEIGEGYQRWPFPAGAESGTDVLHEGEFASGDRRTELAPVDHVPPADDLADDQLVLTTGRVLQHFNSGALTRRSGTLMRLRGEDVVQLHPDDADARGIEDGDEVRLSNERGAVTVAAEVTPSITRGTVFTTFHYAEPLINVLTGDALDPVAKIPEYKHSAVTVERV is encoded by the coding sequence ATGGGAACCGCCGACGATCCGCCGAGTCCGTTCCTGGGGTCGGACCCGGACCCCCCGGAGTTCGAGTCCAGCAAGAGCGTCTGCCCGTTCTGCGGGGTCGGCTGCGGGATCGAACACGCGAACGGCGACAAGGCGACCGGCTGGAAGGGGTCGGTCAACCAGCGCGGCGAGGTCTGTCCGAAAGGCGTCGCCGCCTTCGAACCCGTCCGCCACGAGAAGCGCCTCGTCCGACCGCTCGTCCGCGAGTCCGGCACCCACGTCGTCGCGCCGTGGGAGGAAGCACTCGAGCGAATCGAAGCCGGCGTCCGCGAGGTCGTCGACGAACACGGCCCGGAGTCGGTCGCGTTCTTCGCATCCTCGAGTTGCACCAACGAGGAGAACTACCTGGTCCAGAAGATCGCTCGCGCGCTGGGCACGAACAACGTCGACAACTGCGCGCGGCTCTGTCACTCTTCGACGGTGGCGGCGATGGTCGAACGATTCGGAGCCGGCGCGATGACCAACACGCTCGAGGACGTCGGCGAGGCCGACGCCTTCCTCGTCTGTGGCGCGAACCCGGCCGAACAGCACCCGATCGCGTTCCAGTCGTACCTCTCCCCGGCGGTCGACGACGGCACGACGCTGATCCACGTCGATCCCCGCGAGAACGCGACGACCGCGGAGGCCGACGTCCACCTGCCGGTCACGCCCGGCTACGACATCCCGCTGTTGAACGCGATGGCGAAGGTCGTCGTCGAGGAGGAACTGGTCGACGAGGCGTTCCTCGACGAGCGCGCCGAGGGCCGGGCGGCGTTCGAGGCCCACCTCGAGGACGTCGACGTCGAGGCCAACGCACGCGAGGCGGGCGTCGATCCGGACGACCTGCGGGCGGCGGCACGAGCATACGGCGAGGCCGACCGCGCGGCCGCGTTCACGGGGATGGGAATGAGCCAGCACCACTGCGGGACGGACAACGTCCACGCGCTGATCAACCTCGCCGTCCTCACCGGCAACGTCGGGAAGCCGGGGACCGGGATCAACCCGTTGCGGGGCCAGAACAACGTCCAGGGGGCCAACGACGTCGGCGCACGACCGGGCGACCTTCCGGGATATGACCCCGTCACCGACGCCGATGCCCGGGATCGCTGCGCCGAGGTCTGGGGGTTCGAACCGCCAGCCGAACCCGGTCGAACCCAGGTCGAGTGGGCCCGCTCGGTCGGCGACGACGGGGTCCGTGCGGCCGTCGTCTTCGGCGAGAACCCCGCCGTCACCGAACCGAACGCGAACGAGGTCGCCGACGCGCTCGCCGACCTCGACTTCCTCGCCGTCATCGACCTCTTCGAGACCGAGACCGCAGAGCTCGCGGACGTCGTCCTCCCGGGTAGCTCGTGGGCTGAAAAGGCGGGCACGGTCACGAACACCGATCGCCGGGTCCAGCGGATGCGGCCGAGCGCCGACCCGCCCGGCGAGGCGCGTCGCGACCTCGAGATCCTGCAGGAGGTCGGCCGGCGGCTCACCGGCCCCGACCTCGCGTTCGACTACGACGGTCCCGCGGACGTCTTCGCGGAACTGACCGAGGTGACGCCGATCTACGGCGGTATGTCCTACGGGGAGATCGGCGAGGGCTACCAGCGATGGCCGTTCCCGGCCGGGGCCGAGTCGGGAACCGACGTGCTCCACGAAGGGGAGTTCGCGAGCGGCGACCGGCGGACGGAGCTGGCCCCCGTCGACCACGTCCCGCCGGCCGACGACCTCGCGGACGACCAGCTGGTGCTCACGACGGGCCGGGTGCTCCAGCACTTCAACAGCGGCGCGCTCACCCGCCGCTCGGGGACCCTGATGCGACTGCGCGGCGAGGACGTCGTCCAGCTCCACCCCGACGACGCCGACGCGCGGGGGATCGAGGACGGCGACGAGGTACGCCTCTCGAACGAACGCGGAGCCGTGACGGTCGCGGCGGAGGTGACGCCGTCGATCACGCGGGGGACAGTCTTCACCACGTTCCACTACGCGGAGCCGTTGATCAACGTCCTCACCGGCGACGCGCTCGATCCGGTGGCGAAGATCCCGGAATACAAACACAGCGCGGTGACGGTCGAGCGGGTCTGA
- the pyk gene encoding pyruvate kinase, with the protein MRNAKIVCTLGPASSDRRTIRDLAEAGMSVARLNASHGSREDRADLIDRVRSVDEKRDEPVAVMLDMQGPEIRTAPLTEGETVTLETDSEIRFVEGDEVAPDTVGLSLPIDAVEPGDRILLDDGLIETTVVDTDLESEERHASNSSSERDSREREDAVLARVDTGGELGGRKGVNVPGVDLDLDVVTESDRKDLELAAEKEVDFVAASFVRDAEDVYAVNEVLDELGADIPIVAKIERAGAVENLDEIIEAAYGVMVARGDLGVECPMEDVPMIQKRIIRKCREAGSPVITATEMLDSMVTARRPTRAEASDVANAVLDGTDAVMLSGETAIGDHPVAVVDAMDSIVRQVENSEEYEELLEQRVPTAGEARTDALARSARFLARDVGAEAVVAATESGYTALKTAKYRPGVPVVASTQNHEVRRRLALSWGVTPLYARVSDQGADAVVEKAVQAALDAGVADSGDTVVVLCGMMTDLEGASTTNMMKVHVAAEALTTGRVVVDGRATGPIARTTDGDLSEVPEGAILALPADFDEEFDGDVSKIGGILNAQRGMTGYPALVAREMDIPMISDAEVSETDVGTTVTLDAERGVVYRGEIGDRTERT; encoded by the coding sequence ATGAGAAACGCGAAGATCGTCTGTACCCTGGGGCCGGCCTCGAGCGACCGGCGCACGATCCGGGACCTCGCCGAAGCCGGCATGTCGGTCGCCCGGCTGAACGCGAGCCACGGCAGCCGCGAGGATCGGGCCGACCTCATCGACCGCGTCCGCAGCGTCGACGAGAAGCGCGACGAACCGGTCGCCGTCATGCTCGACATGCAGGGCCCCGAGATCCGCACCGCACCCCTCACGGAGGGCGAGACCGTCACCCTCGAGACCGACTCCGAGATCCGCTTCGTCGAGGGCGACGAGGTGGCTCCGGATACGGTCGGGCTCTCGCTTCCGATCGACGCCGTCGAGCCCGGGGACCGCATCCTGCTCGACGACGGGCTGATCGAGACAACCGTCGTCGACACGGACCTGGAGAGCGAGGAGCGACACGCTTCGAACTCCTCGAGCGAACGGGACTCGCGAGAGCGCGAGGACGCCGTCCTCGCCCGCGTCGACACCGGCGGCGAACTGGGCGGCCGGAAGGGGGTCAACGTCCCCGGCGTCGACCTCGACCTCGACGTCGTCACCGAGAGCGACCGGAAGGATCTCGAACTCGCCGCCGAGAAGGAGGTCGACTTCGTGGCCGCGAGTTTCGTCCGGGACGCCGAGGACGTCTACGCGGTCAACGAGGTCCTCGATGAGTTAGGCGCCGACATCCCGATCGTCGCCAAGATCGAGCGGGCGGGCGCGGTCGAGAACCTGGACGAGATCATCGAGGCCGCCTACGGCGTGATGGTCGCCCGCGGCGACCTGGGCGTCGAGTGTCCGATGGAGGACGTCCCCATGATCCAGAAGCGGATCATCCGCAAGTGTCGGGAGGCCGGATCGCCCGTCATCACCGCCACGGAGATGCTCGACTCGATGGTCACGGCTCGCCGCCCGACGCGGGCCGAGGCGTCGGACGTGGCGAATGCCGTCCTCGACGGCACCGACGCCGTGATGCTCTCGGGCGAGACCGCGATCGGCGACCACCCCGTCGCCGTCGTCGATGCGATGGACAGCATCGTCCGCCAGGTCGAGAACTCCGAGGAGTACGAGGAACTGCTCGAGCAGCGCGTCCCGACCGCAGGGGAGGCCCGGACGGACGCGCTCGCGCGCTCGGCCCGCTTTCTCGCCCGCGACGTCGGCGCGGAGGCCGTCGTCGCGGCCACCGAGTCCGGCTACACGGCCCTGAAGACGGCCAAGTATCGGCCCGGCGTCCCCGTCGTCGCCTCCACACAGAACCACGAGGTGCGCCGTCGGCTCGCGCTCTCGTGGGGCGTCACCCCGCTGTACGCCCGGGTTTCCGACCAGGGGGCCGACGCCGTCGTCGAGAAGGCAGTCCAGGCCGCGCTCGACGCCGGCGTCGCCGACAGCGGCGATACGGTCGTCGTCCTCTGTGGCATGATGACCGACCTCGAGGGTGCGAGCACGACGAACATGATGAAGGTCCACGTCGCCGCGGAGGCGCTGACGACCGGTCGGGTCGTCGTCGACGGCCGGGCAACGGGGCCGATCGCACGCACGACGGACGGCGACCTCTCCGAGGTCCCCGAGGGCGCTATCCTCGCACTCCCGGCGGACTTCGACGAGGAGTTCGACGGCGACGTGAGCAAGATCGGCGGTATCCTCAACGCCCAGCGCGGGATGACCGGCTACCCCGCGCTGGTCGCTCGCGAGATGGATATCCCGATGATCAGCGACGCGGAGGTCTCCGAGACCGACGTCGGGACGACGGTGACGCTCGACGCCGAGCGCGGGGTCGTCTACCGCGGCGAAATCGGCGACCGAACGGAACGCAC
- a CDS encoding YgaP family membrane protein — METNVCSIDRTVRLSLGAVLAAVGIAALGGVLATAPVVGAVALVVGVVLLGTGATQLCPVYRLLGINTCGD; from the coding sequence ATGGAAACGAACGTCTGTTCGATCGATCGGACCGTTCGGCTCTCGCTGGGTGCCGTCCTCGCAGCCGTCGGAATCGCCGCTCTCGGCGGTGTTCTGGCGACCGCGCCCGTCGTCGGCGCCGTCGCGCTCGTCGTCGGCGTCGTGTTGCTGGGGACGGGGGCGACGCAGCTCTGTCCGGTGTACCGACTGCTGGGAATCAATACCTGCGGCGACTGA
- a CDS encoding formate--tetrahydrofolate ligase: MSTPPPEQTIPSDAEIARNATKRPIEEVVAPLGLEPADLETYGDHVAKLSPETTARLADRERDARYVLVTGMTPTPRGEGKTVTNVGLAQAFDRLGKTAVAAVREPSLGPVFGIKGGAAGGGYSQVLPMEDINLHFTGDLHAITSAHNLISATLDNHVHQGNDAGIDVTEVVWPRAIDANDRALRETVVGLGGSTNGPPREGGFVLTAASELMAVLCLADGVADLKARIGRIVVAYDADDEPVTVDDLGVTGAVAVLLKDAFQPNVVGTIEGTPAFVHGGPFANIAHGTNSIVADAVGGALADYVVTEAGFGADLGAEKFFDIVAPAADIEPAAATLVVSVRALKYHGKDMWPVEFDDLEEPDVDAVRAGFENLDRHVSVLQKYGVPVVVVVNRFPGDTDEEVDAILEHCREDLGVRAAESTVYRDGGEGGVGLAKAVDAAVADHDGEFAPLYDRDAPVEEKIRTVATEVYGADGVTFTSDARDDLERLERVDLERAPVCLSKTPYSFSDDPSKNGAPEGWELTVRELRPSAGAGFVVALTGDVLTMPGLPSDPAALEMDLEADGTVTGLF, from the coding sequence ATGTCAACGCCACCGCCGGAGCAGACGATCCCATCGGACGCGGAGATCGCCCGAAACGCGACGAAACGGCCGATCGAGGAGGTCGTCGCACCGCTCGGCCTCGAGCCCGCGGACCTCGAGACGTACGGCGACCACGTCGCCAAACTCTCCCCGGAGACGACGGCCAGGCTCGCCGACCGGGAGCGCGACGCGCGGTACGTACTCGTTACCGGGATGACACCGACACCCCGCGGCGAGGGGAAGACGGTGACGAACGTCGGGCTCGCCCAGGCGTTCGATCGCCTCGGGAAGACGGCGGTCGCGGCGGTCCGGGAGCCGTCACTGGGCCCCGTCTTCGGCATCAAGGGCGGCGCAGCGGGCGGCGGCTACTCGCAGGTGCTCCCGATGGAGGACATCAACCTCCACTTCACGGGCGATCTGCACGCGATCACGTCGGCGCACAACCTCATCTCGGCGACGCTGGACAACCACGTCCACCAGGGCAACGACGCGGGGATCGACGTCACCGAGGTCGTCTGGCCGCGGGCGATCGACGCCAACGACCGGGCGCTACGCGAGACCGTCGTCGGCCTCGGCGGCTCGACGAACGGCCCGCCCCGCGAGGGCGGGTTCGTCCTGACCGCGGCCTCGGAACTGATGGCCGTCCTCTGTCTCGCGGACGGCGTCGCCGACCTCAAAGCGCGGATCGGCCGCATCGTCGTCGCCTACGACGCCGACGACGAGCCCGTGACGGTCGACGACCTCGGCGTCACCGGCGCGGTCGCCGTCCTGCTCAAGGACGCGTTCCAGCCTAACGTCGTCGGCACCATCGAGGGCACCCCGGCGTTCGTCCACGGCGGTCCGTTCGCGAACATCGCCCACGGAACGAACTCGATCGTCGCCGACGCGGTCGGCGGCGCGCTGGCCGACTACGTCGTCACCGAGGCCGGCTTCGGCGCCGACCTCGGCGCCGAGAAGTTCTTCGACATCGTCGCGCCCGCCGCCGACATCGAACCCGCGGCCGCGACGCTCGTCGTCTCCGTCCGCGCGCTGAAGTACCACGGGAAGGACATGTGGCCGGTCGAGTTCGACGACCTCGAGGAACCCGACGTCGACGCGGTCCGTGCTGGCTTCGAGAACCTCGACCGGCACGTCTCGGTTCTGCAGAAGTACGGCGTCCCCGTCGTCGTCGTGGTCAACCGGTTCCCCGGCGATACCGACGAGGAGGTCGACGCGATCCTTGAGCACTGCCGGGAGGACCTCGGCGTCCGGGCGGCCGAATCGACCGTCTACCGGGACGGCGGCGAGGGCGGGGTCGGCCTCGCGAAGGCCGTCGACGCTGCCGTCGCGGACCACGACGGCGAGTTCGCGCCGCTATACGACCGGGACGCCCCAGTCGAGGAGAAGATCCGAACCGTCGCGACCGAGGTGTACGGCGCCGACGGCGTCACCTTCACGTCGGACGCCCGCGACGACCTCGAGCGCCTCGAGCGGGTCGACCTCGAGCGAGCGCCGGTCTGTCTCTCGAAGACGCCCTACTCCTTCAGCGACGATCCGTCGAAAAACGGCGCGCCGGAGGGGTGGGAACTGACGGTACGCGAACTGCGCCCGTCGGCGGGCGCAGGCTTCGTCGTCGCGCTCACCGGCGACGTGCTCACGATGCCGGGGCTGCCGTCCGATCCGGCCGCGCTCGAGATGGACCTCGAAGCGGACGGGACGGTGACGGGGCTGTTCTAG
- a CDS encoding GYD domain-containing protein — protein MPTYVSLIDVTDREVQNTQELASIWGEIRTEFEQHEAELVDSYAILGQHDFLVIFDADDHESAFKSALTLRRHGLAGETMEIVDTDDFSHLVDEI, from the coding sequence GTGCCCACGTACGTGTCCCTCATCGACGTCACCGATCGCGAGGTCCAGAACACGCAGGAACTCGCCTCGATCTGGGGCGAGATTCGGACGGAGTTCGAGCAACACGAGGCCGAACTCGTGGACTCCTACGCCATCCTCGGGCAACACGACTTCCTGGTGATCTTCGACGCGGACGACCACGAGTCGGCGTTCAAGTCGGCGCTGACGCTTCGCCGGCACGGGCTCGCCGGCGAGACGATGGAGATCGTCGACACTGACGACTTCTCGCACCTGGTCGACGAGATCTAG
- the mfnA gene encoding tyrosine decarboxylase MfnA, protein MRAEPQSFDRVLSSMCTEPHPAAREAAERFLATNPGDPGTYQTAAALEDRAVAMLGEIVGLEIDTADAIGAADEDGSGGPTGYVTSGGTEANVQAVRIARERAARGTDRPSVVVPESAHFSFRKAADLLQVDLEVVPTASDHRVDLDAVRAAVDEDTAAVVGVAGSTEYGRVDPIPELGEIATSVDALLHVDAAWGGFALPFTDREWHFGHAAVDTMAIDPHKMGQAAVPAGGLLVRSADLLDELAVDTPYLESTSQATLTGTRSGAGVASAVAAMEELWPDGYRDQYVRSQHNAEWLADQLESRGYDVVEPVLPLVAASIPTWLFESLRAEGWRLSRTGDDERVRFVCMPHVTREMLESFLADLDRLESRAARAVPSPGE, encoded by the coding sequence ATGCGCGCCGAGCCACAGTCGTTCGACCGGGTGCTCTCCTCGATGTGTACCGAACCGCACCCGGCAGCCCGCGAGGCCGCAGAACGGTTCCTCGCGACGAATCCCGGCGACCCCGGCACGTATCAAACCGCCGCCGCCCTCGAGGACCGGGCCGTCGCCATGCTCGGAGAGATCGTCGGCCTCGAGATCGATACGGCCGACGCCATCGGAGCCGCTGACGAGGACGGGTCCGGGGGGCCGACCGGCTACGTCACCAGCGGCGGGACCGAGGCGAACGTCCAGGCCGTGCGAATCGCCCGCGAGCGTGCCGCCCGTGGCACTGATCGCCCGTCCGTCGTCGTCCCCGAATCGGCGCACTTCAGCTTCCGGAAGGCCGCGGACCTCCTGCAGGTCGACCTCGAGGTCGTTCCCACGGCCTCGGATCACCGCGTGGACCTCGACGCCGTCCGCGCCGCGGTCGACGAGGATACCGCGGCCGTGGTCGGCGTCGCGGGGTCGACCGAGTACGGCCGGGTCGATCCGATCCCCGAACTCGGCGAAATCGCCACGTCGGTCGACGCCCTGTTGCACGTCGACGCCGCCTGGGGCGGGTTCGCCCTGCCCTTTACCGACCGCGAGTGGCACTTCGGCCACGCCGCGGTCGACACGATGGCGATCGACCCGCACAAGATGGGCCAGGCCGCCGTCCCGGCCGGTGGGTTGCTCGTGCGCTCGGCCGACCTGCTCGACGAACTCGCCGTCGACACGCCCTACCTCGAGTCGACCTCGCAGGCGACGCTCACCGGAACGAGATCGGGCGCGGGCGTCGCCAGCGCGGTCGCGGCGATGGAGGAACTGTGGCCCGACGGCTACCGCGACCAGTACGTCCGCTCACAGCACAACGCCGAGTGGCTCGCCGATCAACTCGAGTCCCGGGGGTACGACGTCGTCGAGCCTGTCCTGCCGCTGGTCGCGGCGTCGATCCCGACTTGGCTGTTCGAGTCGCTCCGGGCGGAAGGGTGGCGTCTCTCCCGGACCGGCGACGACGAGCGGGTTCGGTTCGTCTGCATGCCCCACGTCACCCGCGAGATGCTCGAGTCGTTCCTCGCGGACCTGGATCGACTCGAGTCCCGGGCCGCGCGGGCGGTTCCGAGTCCCGGCGAGTGA
- the metG gene encoding methionine--tRNA ligase — protein sequence MSTGPDEFPTDRPAVVTCGLPYANGDLHIGHLRGYIGADAYNRALGTLGQQSVYVCGSDMHGTPVAVNAEQQGVDPEDFALEWHEQYEETFPKFNVEFDNYGHTHDETNTELTQDIVRTLDEEGYVYEKEIQVAYDPDADQYLPDRYVEGTCPYCGAKARGDECDEGCQRHLEPGEVEDPTSTITGNPAEYRDRTHKFFEVSEFAEFLTDFLDDLEGTSNARNQPRQWIEDGLQDWCITRDMDWGIDYPGTDGEDGEDLVLYVWVDAPIEYISSTKQYSERVGSDEYDWEQVWREEGDIVHFIGRDIIQHHTIFWPAMLEGAGYNKPRGVAATGFITINGKGLSTSRNRAVWAREYLEEGFHPDLLRYYLTTTGGLQQDVDFSWDAFQEKVNGELVGTVGNFWYRSLLFAYRNYEGTPKADVSEDVENRINGAIEDVREAVNDYSLRGVGAAARELAQFGNEYIQRNEPWKLTDDDPEQAAQVIRDCVQIAKAVAVLLEPIAPDKAQRLWEQLGEDGEIADAHLEHALEAPPRTFEEPGELFEKIEDDRVAELNEKLEERVAAAADDGEEEDEGDEETENDDTTGDEADDMADVDDLEPLAEDRIGFEEFQDVDMRVGRIETAEGIEGADDLARLEVDIGFETRQVVAGIKQLHDLDELPGEKCILLANMEPAELFGVESNGMILAAGDEADLLTTHGDAEVGEKVQ from the coding sequence ATGAGCACCGGACCCGACGAGTTTCCGACGGACCGTCCCGCGGTGGTGACCTGCGGCCTCCCGTACGCGAACGGGGACCTGCATATCGGTCACCTCCGGGGGTACATCGGCGCAGACGCTTACAACCGCGCGCTGGGGACCCTGGGCCAGCAATCCGTCTACGTTTGCGGCTCGGACATGCACGGCACGCCCGTCGCCGTCAACGCCGAGCAGCAGGGCGTCGACCCCGAAGACTTCGCGCTGGAATGGCACGAACAGTACGAGGAGACGTTCCCGAAGTTCAACGTCGAGTTCGACAACTACGGACACACCCACGACGAGACCAACACCGAACTCACCCAGGACATCGTCCGCACCCTCGACGAGGAAGGGTACGTCTACGAGAAGGAGATCCAGGTCGCCTACGACCCCGACGCCGACCAGTACCTCCCCGACCGCTACGTCGAGGGGACCTGCCCCTACTGTGGCGCGAAAGCCCGCGGCGACGAGTGCGACGAGGGCTGTCAGCGCCACCTGGAGCCCGGTGAGGTCGAGGACCCGACCAGTACGATCACGGGCAACCCCGCGGAGTACCGCGACCGAACCCACAAGTTCTTCGAGGTCTCGGAGTTCGCTGAGTTCCTGACGGACTTCCTCGACGACCTCGAGGGCACCTCGAACGCGCGCAACCAGCCGCGACAGTGGATCGAAGACGGCCTGCAGGACTGGTGTATCACGCGGGACATGGACTGGGGGATCGACTACCCCGGGACCGATGGCGAAGACGGTGAGGACCTCGTCCTCTACGTCTGGGTCGACGCCCCGATCGAGTACATCTCCTCGACCAAGCAGTACTCCGAGCGCGTCGGCAGCGACGAGTACGACTGGGAACAGGTCTGGCGGGAGGAAGGCGACATCGTCCACTTCATCGGCCGCGACATCATCCAGCACCACACCATCTTCTGGCCCGCGATGCTCGAGGGTGCCGGTTACAACAAACCGCGGGGCGTCGCCGCGACCGGTTTCATCACTATCAACGGCAAGGGCCTCTCGACCAGCCGGAATCGTGCGGTCTGGGCCAGGGAGTACCTCGAGGAAGGGTTCCACCCCGACCTGCTGCGGTACTACCTCACCACGACCGGCGGCCTCCAGCAGGACGTCGACTTCTCCTGGGACGCCTTCCAGGAGAAGGTCAACGGCGAGCTCGTGGGGACCGTCGGCAACTTCTGGTACCGCTCGCTGCTCTTTGCCTACCGCAACTACGAGGGGACGCCCAAAGCGGACGTCTCCGAGGACGTCGAGAACCGGATCAACGGCGCGATCGAGGACGTCCGCGAGGCGGTCAACGACTACTCGCTGCGCGGCGTCGGCGCGGCGGCCAGGGAACTGGCCCAGTTCGGCAACGAGTACATCCAGCGCAACGAGCCCTGGAAGCTCACCGACGACGATCCCGAGCAGGCCGCACAGGTCATCCGCGACTGCGTCCAGATCGCCAAGGCCGTCGCCGTCCTCCTCGAGCCCATTGCCCCCGACAAGGCCCAGAGACTGTGGGAGCAACTGGGCGAGGACGGCGAAATCGCCGACGCCCACCTCGAGCACGCCCTCGAGGCCCCGCCGCGGACCTTCGAGGAGCCCGGCGAACTCTTCGAGAAGATCGAGGACGACCGGGTCGCGGAACTCAACGAGAAACTCGAGGAGCGGGTGGCTGCCGCGGCGGACGACGGGGAAGAGGAAGACGAAGGCGACGAGGAAACCGAAAACGACGACACCACCGGGGACGAAGCCGACGACATGGCAGACGTAGACGACCTCGAGCCGCTGGCCGAGGATCGTATCGGCTTCGAGGAGTTCCAGGACGTCGACATGCGCGTCGGCCGCATCGAGACCGCCGAAGGCATCGAGGGAGCGGACGACCTCGCGCGCCTCGAGGTCGACATCGGCTTCGAGACCCGCCAGGTCGTCGCGGGTATCAAGCAACTCCACGACCTCGACGAACTCCCTGGCGAGAAGTGCATCCTGCTTGCGAACATGGAGCCCGCCGAACTGTTCGGCGTCGAGTCCAACGGGATGATCCTCGCCGCGGGCGACGAGGCGGACCTGTTGACGACTCACGGGGACGCTGAAGTCGGCGAGAAGGTGCAGTAA